One segment of Phycisphaerae bacterium DNA contains the following:
- a CDS encoding nucleoid-structuring protein H-NS gives MPHYKDTFAKGTWVSYRPEIKLHDCTIRDGGLINDHMFEDGFVQAVYRALAEAGIDYMELGYKGDKKIFSRSESGAWKFCDEDDMRRVVGDEPRQIKLSVMADAERTDYHHDILPKDQSVIDCIRVATYIHQVPTAIDMLKDAHDKGYETTVNLMAVSTVQERELQEALEAFAKTPADVVYLVDSFGSFYSEQIRDLTLAYMRAVEGTGKEVGIHAHNNQQLAYANTLEALIVGANRLDATIDGMGRGAGNCPLELLMGFLHNPKFKLRPILKCIRDHFLPLRGKMEWGYHIPYMITGQLNRHPRSAIKWRAGESREDIVAFYDQMIEEE, from the coding sequence ATGCCACATTACAAAGACACGTTCGCCAAGGGAACCTGGGTATCATACCGTCCGGAGATCAAGCTGCACGACTGCACGATCCGCGACGGCGGGCTGATCAACGACCACATGTTCGAGGACGGGTTCGTCCAGGCGGTTTATCGGGCCTTGGCCGAGGCCGGCATCGACTACATGGAGTTGGGCTACAAGGGCGACAAGAAGATATTCTCCCGATCCGAGTCCGGGGCTTGGAAGTTCTGCGACGAGGACGATATGCGCCGCGTGGTGGGCGACGAGCCGCGGCAGATCAAGCTGAGCGTGATGGCCGACGCCGAGCGCACCGACTATCACCACGATATTCTCCCAAAAGACCAGAGCGTCATCGACTGCATCCGCGTGGCCACCTACATTCACCAGGTGCCCACCGCGATCGATATGCTCAAGGACGCCCACGACAAGGGCTATGAAACCACGGTGAACCTGATGGCGGTCTCAACCGTGCAGGAACGCGAGCTTCAGGAGGCGCTGGAGGCTTTCGCCAAGACGCCCGCCGACGTGGTGTACCTGGTGGACAGCTTCGGGTCGTTCTACTCCGAGCAGATTCGCGACCTGACGCTGGCCTACATGCGGGCGGTCGAAGGGACCGGCAAGGAGGTGGGCATTCACGCTCACAACAACCAGCAGTTGGCCTACGCGAACACCCTCGAGGCCCTGATCGTCGGCGCCAACCGGCTCGATGCGACCATCGACGGCATGGGGCGCGGGGCGGGCAACTGCCCGCTCGAACTGCTGATGGGCTTCCTGCACAATCCCAAGTTCAAGCTTCGCCCCATTCTCAAGTGCATCCGCGATCACTTCCTGCCGCTTCGCGGCAAGATGGAGTGGGGTTATCACATCCCGTACATGATTACCGGCCAGTTGAACCGCCATCCCCGGTCGGCGATCAAGTGGCGGGCGGGCGAGAGCCGCGAGGACATCGTCGCGTTCTACGATCAGATGATCGAAGAGGAGTAG
- a CDS encoding SGNH/GDSL hydrolase family protein, which translates to MLSLGLLLAAVLFCTHVGFAQETPAALASPIPEPPPAPFQEFFGGRIQRTMTLLATSTPQRRHPVRILVYGQSITQGAWTRQIEQYLRRTFPHAELEYVNRAIGGFTAPALVRTAVHDLYPFYPDLVIFHVYDGEYTGELERIISNIRRTTTAEIMLLTHHVVGVHQTETRAFAEQTQVEDESSDVIRHLAQKYDAELVEIREAWKQYLQTYGLDPRQLLGDHVHPNEAGNELFTKLVSRHFRLNTLWPNRWLDTVRTYEAKRALDESASDEIVFTGGGWERDGAAAVGRKADGVLRLEFDGNRVNAIAGACQDAALGTARVLIDGQPPSSFAGTYAITRPSEALDVWWPAIQRIGHAAPLLVEDWTLRITSINDEATDIAFEVSGSRTGPDGGGTNHERFVSNSGRVVIEPRDFGAMTFARTYRNKLCPLGFEVRWSVAPMFVDEYQPPRVEPDVRVHRTTLVQGLSNARHTLEIIPNGDGPVPIESIEVYRPPLR; encoded by the coding sequence GCCGCATTCAGCGGACGATGACCCTGTTGGCCACGAGCACGCCGCAGCGGCGGCATCCGGTGCGGATACTGGTCTACGGCCAGTCGATCACACAAGGCGCCTGGACGCGGCAGATCGAGCAGTACCTGCGGCGCACGTTTCCGCATGCCGAGCTGGAGTATGTCAACCGGGCGATCGGCGGCTTTACCGCTCCGGCGCTGGTCCGGACGGCGGTGCACGACCTGTACCCGTTCTACCCGGACCTGGTGATCTTCCACGTCTACGACGGCGAGTACACCGGCGAGTTGGAGCGGATCATCTCGAACATCCGCCGGACCACCACGGCTGAGATCATGTTGTTGACCCACCACGTGGTCGGCGTTCACCAGACAGAGACCCGCGCCTTCGCCGAGCAAACGCAAGTGGAGGATGAGTCGTCGGACGTGATCCGACACCTGGCACAGAAGTACGACGCCGAACTGGTCGAGATCCGCGAGGCGTGGAAGCAGTACCTTCAGACCTACGGTTTGGATCCTCGCCAGCTCCTGGGCGATCACGTCCATCCCAACGAGGCGGGCAACGAGCTGTTCACGAAGCTGGTCAGCCGACACTTCCGCCTCAATACGCTGTGGCCGAACCGGTGGCTCGATACCGTGCGCACCTACGAAGCCAAGCGCGCGCTCGACGAAAGTGCGTCAGATGAGATTGTCTTTACCGGCGGCGGATGGGAGCGCGACGGAGCGGCGGCGGTCGGCCGCAAGGCGGACGGCGTCTTGCGCCTGGAGTTCGACGGGAACCGCGTCAATGCGATCGCTGGGGCCTGTCAGGACGCGGCGTTGGGCACGGCGCGGGTCCTGATCGACGGCCAGCCGCCTTCCAGCTTTGCGGGAACCTACGCGATCACTCGGCCGAGCGAGGCGCTCGACGTCTGGTGGCCAGCCATCCAGCGGATCGGCCACGCCGCCCCCCTGCTGGTCGAGGACTGGACGCTGCGGATCACGTCGATCAACGATGAGGCCACGGACATCGCGTTCGAGGTCAGCGGCTCGCGCACCGGCCCGGACGGCGGCGGAACCAATCACGAGCGGTTCGTCTCGAATTCGGGACGCGTGGTGATCGAACCGCGAGACTTCGGCGCCATGACTTTCGCCCGCACCTACCGCAACAAGCTCTGCCCGCTCGGCTTCGAGGTGCGATGGTCGGTGGCGCCGATGTTCGTGGACGAGTACCAGCCGCCGCGGGTCGAACCGGACGTCCGCGTCCACCGCACGACGCTGGTTCAGGGGCTCTCGAACGCCCGGCACACGCTGGAGATTATCCCGAACGGCGACGGTCCGGTGCCCATCGAGTCGATCGAGGTCTACCGGCCGCCGTTGCGATAA
- a CDS encoding glycosidase, with protein MDVKKRELTVHYHEGRLTGDPRRTIICFMWLGSPARARQIIERVARLDKPQVSQLVGSVLADFGPRHPDLETSLLENYREATNRAGVTAGQTTAEKLLIGAYFTMEYAFESAALFNPSMVPALDQSGLKSESIRFLMSLRAVGEGHLSSIVFRRGVINPEGEIHLEPVSPLSRRMKIHEDRLYEKHLFRIKLTEMGGDVKPAETVFGRLKEKFTYPDLLAAVEQVAGRENGPQREMADRMVWLARSNYEIRMPPNARLPELVIFPNSETEKQGMEDMRLVRFVEPNGTVRYYGTYTAFDGHRILPQIMESEDLDVIRVHTLNGRFAQNKGMALFPRRLDGKFAMLARIDGENLYVMKSGNVHFWNEGVRIHGPRRAWDLVQIGNCGSPIETEHGWLVLTHGVGPMRRYCIGAMLLDLHDPTKIVGELEDPLIEPHAGELGGYVPNVVYSCGGMPYNGRLVIPYGISDAATGFASVSMTDLLDRLRFGG; from the coding sequence TTGGACGTAAAAAAACGCGAGTTGACGGTTCATTACCATGAGGGCCGGCTGACCGGCGATCCCCGGCGAACCATTATCTGCTTCATGTGGCTGGGCAGTCCGGCCCGGGCCCGACAGATCATCGAGCGGGTCGCCCGGCTTGACAAGCCGCAGGTCTCGCAACTGGTCGGCTCGGTCCTGGCCGACTTCGGGCCGCGTCACCCGGACCTGGAGACGTCGCTGCTGGAGAACTACCGGGAGGCGACGAACCGGGCGGGCGTGACGGCGGGACAGACGACCGCCGAGAAACTGCTGATCGGGGCCTACTTCACCATGGAGTACGCCTTCGAGTCCGCCGCCCTGTTCAACCCCTCGATGGTGCCGGCCCTCGACCAGAGCGGCCTGAAGTCCGAATCGATCCGGTTCCTGATGAGCCTGCGGGCGGTCGGCGAGGGCCACCTCTCGTCGATCGTCTTCCGCCGCGGCGTGATCAATCCCGAGGGCGAGATTCATCTCGAACCGGTTTCCCCGCTCTCGCGGCGGATGAAGATTCATGAGGACCGCCTCTACGAGAAACATCTGTTCCGGATCAAATTGACAGAGATGGGCGGCGACGTCAAACCGGCCGAAACGGTTTTCGGCCGTTTAAAGGAGAAGTTCACGTATCCGGACCTGCTCGCCGCGGTCGAGCAGGTCGCCGGGCGTGAGAACGGGCCGCAGCGCGAAATGGCGGACCGGATGGTGTGGCTGGCCCGGTCCAACTATGAGATCCGCATGCCGCCCAACGCGAGGCTGCCCGAACTGGTCATATTCCCGAACTCGGAGACCGAGAAGCAGGGCATGGAGGACATGCGCCTGGTCCGGTTCGTTGAGCCGAACGGGACGGTCCGCTACTACGGCACCTATACCGCTTTCGACGGGCACCGCATCCTTCCGCAGATCATGGAGAGCGAGGATCTCGACGTGATCCGCGTGCACACGCTCAACGGCCGTTTCGCCCAGAACAAGGGCATGGCCCTGTTCCCCCGCCGCCTGGACGGCAAGTTCGCCATGCTGGCCCGGATCGACGGCGAGAACCTTTACGTGATGAAGTCGGGTAACGTGCACTTCTGGAACGAAGGCGTCCGCATCCACGGCCCGCGGCGGGCGTGGGACCTGGTGCAGATCGGCAACTGCGGTTCGCCGATCGAGACCGAGCACGGCTGGCTGGTGCTGACCCATGGGGTCGGGCCGATGCGGCGGTACTGCATCGGGGCCATGCTGCTGGACCTGCACGATCCGACCAAGATCGTTGGTGAACTCGAGGATCCGCTGATCGAACCGCACGCGGGGGAACTCGGCGGCTACGTGCCCAACGTGGTCTACTCCTGCGGCGGCATGCCCTACAACGGCCGGTTGGTCATCCCCTACGGGATCAGCGACGCGGCCACCGGCTTTGCCAGCGTGTCCATGACCGATCTGTTGGATCGCCTGCGGTTCGGCGGCTGA
- a CDS encoding DUF386 domain-containing protein — MIIDRIDNASLYYGLMTRIGAGLRWLQKTNLETIQPGKHNIDGANLYAVVAEYQTKPVAQGFWEAHRRYIDIQYVADGVERIGYANLDDLREVEPYDEEKDFLKLQGAGDLFVVRPRTFVIFGPQDAHMPGISVDEPQAVRKVVVKVLIDSAV, encoded by the coding sequence ATGATCATCGACCGAATCGACAACGCCTCGCTGTACTACGGACTGATGACCCGCATCGGCGCGGGGCTTCGCTGGCTCCAGAAGACCAATCTCGAGACGATCCAGCCCGGCAAGCACAACATCGACGGCGCCAATCTTTACGCCGTGGTGGCTGAGTACCAGACCAAACCGGTCGCTCAGGGTTTCTGGGAGGCCCATCGGCGCTACATCGACATTCAGTACGTGGCCGACGGCGTGGAACGGATCGGCTACGCCAACCTCGACGACCTGCGCGAAGTCGAGCCGTACGACGAGGAGAAGGACTTCCTGAAGCTCCAGGGGGCCGGCGACCTGTTCGTGGTCCGGCCCAGGACGTTCGTTATCTTCGGCCCGCAGGACGCCCACATGCCCGGCATCTCCGTTGACGAACCGCAGGCGGTCAGGAAGGTGGTGGTCAAGGTCCTGATCGACTCGGCGGTGTGA
- a CDS encoding prolyl oligopeptidase family serine peptidase, translated as MDETTSQQGPWNLDALSAAPEVYPADGFAAEGVRPLFYRGPDWQGRPTRVFAWYGVPEQRTDRKLPAMVLVHGGGGTAFDDWVRLWNSRGYAAIAMDTCGCVAGGEHANRPRHEHGGPPGWGGFEQIDQPVHDQWPYHAVADVILANSLLRSFPEIDPQRIGVTGVSWGGYLTCIVSGVDSRFRFAAPVYGCGYLHENSGWLDTFAQMGPEKAHKWWSLWDPSVYLPRAAMPMLWVSGTNDSHYPLDSLQKSYRLPEGPRTLSIRVNMPHGQDDGAQPGEIAAFADHHLHSGPPLPSFGSQRPERRHVWITFFSKTPIVRAELNYTTDMGPWVDRQWHRNPVDLDPGQGRVIAPLPEATTAYYVNLIDNRDLVTSGEHVELASHRPDEEPLSSQD; from the coding sequence ATGGACGAGACGACCTCACAACAGGGTCCGTGGAACCTTGACGCCCTCAGTGCCGCTCCGGAAGTGTATCCTGCGGATGGGTTTGCGGCTGAGGGAGTCCGGCCCCTGTTCTACCGCGGACCGGACTGGCAGGGCCGGCCGACCCGCGTATTCGCCTGGTACGGCGTGCCCGAGCAGCGAACCGACCGCAAGCTCCCAGCCATGGTCCTGGTCCACGGAGGCGGGGGCACCGCGTTCGACGACTGGGTCCGCCTCTGGAATTCACGCGGCTATGCCGCGATCGCCATGGACACCTGCGGCTGCGTCGCCGGAGGCGAGCACGCCAACCGCCCGCGCCACGAGCACGGCGGCCCGCCCGGATGGGGCGGGTTCGAGCAGATCGACCAGCCGGTCCACGACCAGTGGCCCTATCACGCGGTGGCCGACGTGATCCTGGCCAACTCGCTGCTGCGGTCGTTTCCCGAGATTGACCCGCAGCGGATCGGGGTGACCGGCGTCTCCTGGGGCGGTTATCTGACCTGCATCGTTTCGGGCGTCGACTCCCGTTTTCGGTTTGCCGCCCCGGTCTACGGCTGCGGATACCTTCACGAGAACTCCGGCTGGCTCGACACATTCGCACAGATGGGTCCGGAGAAGGCCCACAAGTGGTGGAGCTTGTGGGACCCGTCGGTGTATCTGCCGCGGGCCGCGATGCCCATGCTCTGGGTTTCGGGCACCAACGACAGCCACTACCCGCTCGACTCGCTGCAGAAGTCGTACCGGCTGCCGGAAGGCCCGCGGACCCTCTCGATCCGCGTCAACATGCCGCACGGCCAGGACGACGGCGCTCAGCCGGGCGAAATCGCCGCCTTCGCCGACCACCACCTGCACAGCGGGCCGCCGCTGCCGTCGTTCGGGTCGCAGCGTCCGGAACGACGCCACGTGTGGATCACCTTCTTTTCCAAAACCCCGATCGTCCGGGCCGAATTGAACTACACCACCGATATGGGCCCGTGGGTGGACCGACAGTGGCACAGGAATCCGGTGGACCTTGACCCGGGCCAGGGGCGCGTGATCGCCCCGCTCCCGGAGGCGACCACCGCCTATTACGTGAACCTGATCGACAACCGGGACCTCGTGACCAGCGGCGAACACGTCGAACTCGCGTCGCATCGCCCGGACGAGGAACCCCTTTCATCACAGGATTGA